The following are encoded in a window of Saccharothrix longispora genomic DNA:
- a CDS encoding DUF3263 domain-containing protein, with the protein MDAAEALAPAEGPADGLNDREREILAFERQWWKYAGAKEQAIKELFDMSATRYYQLLNALIEKEEALAADPMLIKRLRRSRSGRQRARLAKRAGVERR; encoded by the coding sequence ATGGACGCCGCAGAGGCACTGGCGCCGGCGGAGGGGCCGGCCGACGGTTTGAACGACCGGGAACGCGAGATCCTGGCCTTCGAACGCCAGTGGTGGAAGTACGCGGGTGCCAAGGAACAAGCGATCAAAGAGCTGTTCGACATGTCCGCGACGCGGTACTACCAGCTGCTCAACGCGTTGATCGAGAAGGAAGAGGCGTTGGCCGCCGACCCGATGTTGATCAAGAGATTGCGCCGGTCCCGCTCCGGGAGGCAACGTGCCCGCCTGGCGAAGCGGGCGGGTGTCGAGCGCCGATGA
- a CDS encoding peptide deformylase — MAVHPIRIAGDPVLHTPTRPVEVFDEALRTLVDDMYETMAAAHGVGLAANQIGIDLRLFVYDCPDDEGVRHRGVVVNPVLETSEVPLGMPDPDDDFEGCLSAPGEAYPTGRASWAKVTGSDGEGRPVEVEGTGFFARCLQHETDHLDGFIYLDRLVGRHKRAARKMLKANGWGVPGLSWDPATSPDPFADDEDDDHGHDDHEGHGHRH; from the coding sequence ATGGCAGTTCACCCCATCAGGATCGCCGGCGATCCCGTCCTCCACACCCCGACCCGTCCCGTCGAGGTGTTCGACGAGGCGTTGCGCACGCTCGTCGATGACATGTACGAGACGATGGCGGCGGCGCACGGCGTGGGGCTCGCGGCGAACCAGATCGGGATCGACCTGCGGTTGTTCGTCTACGACTGCCCGGACGACGAGGGCGTGCGGCACCGGGGTGTGGTGGTGAACCCGGTGTTGGAGACCTCGGAGGTCCCGCTGGGGATGCCGGACCCGGACGACGACTTCGAGGGCTGCCTGTCGGCGCCGGGCGAGGCGTACCCGACGGGGCGGGCGTCGTGGGCGAAGGTGACCGGTTCCGACGGCGAGGGCCGGCCGGTGGAGGTGGAGGGCACGGGGTTCTTCGCGCGCTGCCTCCAGCACGAGACGGACCACCTCGACGGGTTCATCTACCTCGACCGGCTCGTGGGGCGGCACAAGCGGGCGGCGAGGAAGATGCTCAAAGCGAACGGGTGGGGCGTGCCGGGGCTGAGCTGGGACCCGGCGACCTCGCCCGACCCGTTCGCGGACGACGAGGACGACGACCACGGGCACGACGACCACGAGGGGCACGGTCACCGGCACTGA
- a CDS encoding MarR family winged helix-turn-helix transcriptional regulator: protein MTADQVDPVEDATARLFLAIGRLSRLLRRTGSPGLGPGAVSALATLARCGPMRLGDLAAKEGVAPPTLSRIVAALVEAGYVKRDPDPQDGRAWLATPTPEGETMVSGVRSARVRELQRRIEELTPEHRDALLDALPALEVLVGEVS, encoded by the coding sequence GTGACGGCCGACCAGGTCGACCCGGTGGAGGACGCCACCGCCCGGCTCTTCCTCGCCATCGGCAGGCTCTCCCGGCTGCTGCGCCGCACCGGGTCCCCCGGGCTGGGCCCCGGGGCGGTGTCCGCGCTCGCCACGCTGGCGCGCTGCGGCCCCATGCGGCTCGGCGACCTGGCCGCGAAGGAGGGCGTCGCCCCGCCGACGCTGTCCCGCATCGTCGCCGCCCTGGTGGAAGCGGGCTACGTGAAGCGCGACCCCGACCCGCAGGACGGCCGCGCCTGGCTCGCCACCCCCACCCCGGAGGGCGAGACGATGGTGTCCGGCGTCCGCTCAGCGCGGGTCCGCGAACTCCAGCGCAGGATCGAGGAGCTCACCCCCGAGCACCGCGACGCGCTGCTCGACGCGCTGCCCGCGCTGGAGGTGCTGGTCGGCGAGGTCAGCTGA
- a CDS encoding thiazole synthase, whose protein sequence is MDDPLVIAGREFDSRLVMGTGGAANLSVLERALVASGTRLTTVAMRRLDPAGGGVLDLLTRLGVEALPNTAGCRTAAEAVLTARLAREALGTNWVKLEVVADDQTLLPDPLELLDAAERLVDDGFVVLPYTNDDPVLALRLEQAGCAAVMPLGSPIGTGLGIRNPHNVELIVSRASVPVILDAGVGTASDAALAMELGCSAVLLATAVTRAQDPERMAAAMRHAVEAGRLARLAGRIPKRFWAHASSPEVVRPGA, encoded by the coding sequence GTGGACGACCCGCTGGTGATCGCCGGCCGCGAGTTCGACTCCCGCCTGGTGATGGGCACCGGTGGCGCGGCGAACCTGTCGGTGCTCGAACGCGCCCTCGTCGCGTCCGGCACGCGGCTGACCACGGTGGCGATGCGCCGTCTCGACCCCGCCGGCGGCGGCGTGCTGGACCTGCTGACGCGCCTGGGCGTCGAGGCCCTGCCCAACACCGCCGGCTGCCGCACCGCCGCCGAGGCCGTGCTGACCGCCCGGCTGGCCCGCGAGGCGCTGGGCACGAACTGGGTGAAGCTGGAGGTCGTCGCCGACGACCAGACCCTGCTGCCCGACCCGCTGGAGCTGCTGGACGCCGCCGAACGGCTCGTCGACGACGGGTTCGTCGTGCTGCCCTACACCAACGACGACCCGGTGCTGGCGCTGCGCCTGGAGCAGGCGGGCTGCGCCGCCGTCATGCCGCTGGGCTCGCCGATCGGCACGGGCCTCGGCATCCGCAACCCGCACAACGTGGAGCTCATCGTGTCGCGGGCGTCGGTGCCGGTGATCCTCGACGCCGGTGTCGGCACCGCCTCCGACGCCGCCCTGGCCATGGAGCTGGGCTGCTCGGCGGTGCTGCTGGCGACCGCCGTCACCCGCGCGCAGGACCCGGAGCGCATGGCCGCCGCCATGCGCCACGCGGTGGAGGCGGGGCGGCTCGCGCGGTTGGCGGGTCGCATCCCCAAGCGGTTCTGGGCGCACGCGTCGAGCCCGGAGGTCGTCAGGCCCGGGGCGTGA
- the thiO gene encoding glycine oxidase ThiO has product MSALVQRVTVVGGGVIGLSAAWFAARDGHAVAVVDRPSPHGGSWVAGGMLAPITEAWPGDEDVLRLGVESLALWPGFARDLGVDLSPVGTLQVAVDRADVEVLDQLCAHLAGLGRTSTRLTARELRALEPGLGNVRGGLSVPGDLAVDNRALLRALRDACAAAGVRFTDAREPADVTVIAAGAWSRDLHPALRAVIRPVKGEILRLEARPGALPPPRHTIRAHVSGRPVYLVPRTGGFVLGATQYEAGFDGAVTAGGVRDLLRDAEVVWPGVAEYALVEMAAGFRAGSPDNAPVVDWLEPGVLAATGHHRNGLLLAPVTARRVLTLLREGGNG; this is encoded by the coding sequence GTGAGTGCCTTGGTCCAACGGGTGACCGTCGTCGGCGGCGGTGTCATCGGCCTGTCCGCCGCCTGGTTCGCGGCACGCGACGGCCACGCCGTCGCGGTCGTCGACCGCCCCTCGCCGCACGGCGGCTCCTGGGTGGCGGGCGGCATGCTCGCGCCGATCACCGAGGCGTGGCCCGGCGACGAGGACGTGCTGCGCCTGGGCGTCGAGTCCCTGGCCCTGTGGCCGGGGTTCGCCCGCGACCTGGGCGTGGACCTCAGCCCCGTCGGCACCCTCCAGGTGGCCGTGGACCGCGCCGACGTCGAGGTCCTCGACCAGCTGTGCGCCCACCTCGCCGGCCTGGGCCGCACCTCGACCCGCCTGACCGCGCGCGAGCTCCGCGCCCTCGAACCCGGCCTGGGCAACGTCCGGGGCGGGCTGTCCGTGCCGGGCGACCTGGCCGTGGACAACCGGGCCCTGCTGCGGGCGCTGCGCGACGCCTGCGCCGCCGCCGGGGTGCGGTTCACCGACGCCCGGGAGCCCGCCGACGTGACCGTCATCGCGGCCGGCGCGTGGAGCCGCGACCTGCACCCCGCGCTGCGCGCCGTGATCCGGCCCGTGAAGGGCGAGATCCTGCGCCTGGAGGCGCGTCCCGGCGCACTGCCCCCACCCCGGCACACGATCCGCGCCCACGTCTCCGGCCGCCCCGTCTACCTGGTGCCCCGCACCGGCGGGTTCGTCCTCGGCGCCACCCAGTACGAGGCCGGTTTCGACGGCGCCGTCACCGCGGGCGGCGTGCGCGACCTGCTGCGCGACGCCGAGGTCGTGTGGCCGGGCGTCGCCGAGTACGCGCTGGTCGAGATGGCCGCCGGGTTCCGCGCGGGCAGCCCCGACAACGCGCCCGTCGTGGACTGGCTCGAACCCGGGGTGCTGGCCGCGACCGGCCACCACCGCAACGGACTGCTGCTCGCGCCCGTCACGGCGCGGCGCGTGCTCACCCTGCTCCGCGAGGGAGGAAACGGCTGA
- a CDS encoding AAA family ATPase, giving the protein MITLTARLSPSALDTRRGVVRLHPEVLDALGLRAWDAVRLTGARVSAALAAAGDGPPGVALVDDVTLSNLGLAEGSEVVVAPVEVAAARAVTVAGSRLASTSLTPETLRMALTGKVLTVGDAVSLLPQDLAPPPGADVSATRRKLSNAIGMTWTNELLTITATEPAGGPVAVQPSTVVGWRDGARTGDVLPVTSGPAGVVAGVGGSWPAGRGAGAGAAPGGAGAGPGGTSAGGGAAASGGGAGVEGLGADSGVVVGAASAVPAVPVADLVGQRDAAKRLAEWLDLSFTHPELLAKLGTTSRLAALVSGPEGVGKATLVRAVAAAAGAAVVEVAAPSIAVLEANATAQRVADAIAAARAPAVLLVTDVEVLLPASSPPPVATVVLDALRGRPDGVALVVTTAHPEAVDPRLRVPELVDRELVLPLPDGEARTDLLRVLLRDVPVESDVDLGAVADRTPGFVVADLLALRREAAVRAALRQREAAEPRVGQVDLLGALDTVRPISMSTSDTLRTGGLTLADVGDMVEVKQALTEAALWPLQYPDSFARLGVAPPRGLLLYGPPGCGKTFLVRALAGTGRLNVLSVKGAELMDKFVGESERAVRELFRRAAEAAPALVFLDEVDALAPRRGQSSDSGVADRVVAALLTELDGVEPLRDVIVLGATNRPELIDPALLRPGRLERLVYVPPPDGEARAEILRASSRNTPLADDVDLAALAEELEGYSAADCAALVREAALTAMRESLEAAEVTAAHLATARAAVRPSLDPAQLASLAAYAESRARA; this is encoded by the coding sequence GTGATCACCCTGACGGCCCGCCTGTCCCCGTCGGCCCTGGACACCCGCCGCGGCGTGGTGCGCCTGCACCCCGAGGTGCTCGACGCGCTGGGTCTGCGCGCGTGGGACGCCGTGCGCCTCACCGGCGCCCGGGTCAGCGCCGCCCTCGCCGCCGCCGGTGACGGTCCGCCCGGCGTGGCGCTGGTGGACGACGTGACCCTGTCGAACCTCGGGCTCGCCGAGGGCTCGGAGGTCGTCGTGGCCCCGGTCGAGGTCGCCGCCGCCCGTGCGGTCACGGTGGCCGGTTCGCGGCTGGCCAGCACGTCGCTCACGCCCGAGACGCTGCGCATGGCGCTGACCGGGAAGGTGCTGACGGTCGGCGACGCGGTGTCGCTGCTGCCCCAGGACCTCGCGCCGCCGCCCGGCGCCGACGTGAGCGCCACGCGGCGGAAGCTGTCCAACGCGATCGGCATGACCTGGACCAACGAACTGCTCACGATCACCGCCACCGAGCCGGCCGGCGGGCCGGTGGCGGTCCAGCCTTCGACCGTCGTCGGGTGGCGGGACGGGGCTCGGACGGGCGATGTCCTGCCGGTCACGAGCGGACCCGCGGGGGTTGTCGCCGGGGTCGGGGGCTCGTGGCCCGCCGGCCGGGGTGCGGGTGCCGGGGCGGCGCCCGGAGGCGCCGGGGCGGGACCGGGGGGAACGTCGGCGGGTGGTGGCGCGGCGGCTTCCGGGGGTGGGGCCGGGGTTGAGGGCCTCGGCGCGGATTCCGGGGTCGTGGTGGGCGCCGCGTCGGCGGTGCCGGCTGTGCCCGTCGCGGACCTGGTGGGGCAGCGGGACGCGGCCAAGCGGTTGGCCGAGTGGCTCGACCTGAGCTTCACCCACCCCGAGCTGTTGGCGAAGCTGGGCACCACCTCGCGGCTCGCGGCGCTGGTCAGCGGGCCCGAGGGGGTCGGCAAGGCGACGTTGGTGCGCGCGGTCGCGGCGGCGGCCGGGGCTGCTGTCGTGGAGGTCGCCGCGCCCAGCATCGCGGTCCTGGAGGCGAACGCCACGGCGCAGCGGGTGGCCGACGCGATCGCCGCCGCGCGGGCGCCGGCGGTGTTGCTGGTGACGGACGTCGAGGTGCTGCTGCCCGCGTCCTCCCCGCCGCCGGTGGCCACGGTGGTGCTGGACGCGCTGCGGGGGCGTCCGGACGGGGTGGCGCTGGTCGTGACGACCGCGCACCCGGAGGCCGTCGACCCGCGGTTGCGGGTGCCGGAGTTGGTGGACCGGGAGCTGGTGCTGCCGCTGCCGGACGGGGAGGCGCGGACGGACCTGCTGCGGGTGCTGCTGCGGGACGTGCCGGTGGAGTCCGATGTGGACCTGGGTGCGGTGGCGGATCGGACGCCCGGGTTCGTGGTCGCGGACCTGCTGGCGCTGCGGCGCGAGGCGGCCGTCCGGGCGGCGTTGCGGCAGCGCGAGGCGGCCGAGCCGCGGGTCGGGCAGGTGGACCTGCTGGGTGCGCTGGACACGGTGCGCCCGATCTCGATGTCCACTTCGGACACGTTGCGGACGGGTGGGCTGACGTTGGCGGACGTCGGCGACATGGTCGAGGTGAAGCAGGCGCTGACCGAGGCGGCGTTGTGGCCGTTGCAGTACCCGGACTCGTTCGCGCGGCTGGGTGTGGCGCCGCCGCGCGGGTTGCTGCTGTACGGGCCTCCGGGGTGCGGGAAGACGTTCCTGGTGCGCGCGCTGGCCGGGACGGGGCGGTTGAACGTGCTGTCGGTCAAGGGCGCGGAGCTGATGGACAAGTTCGTGGGCGAGTCCGAGCGGGCGGTGCGCGAGTTGTTCCGGCGGGCGGCGGAGGCGGCGCCGGCGCTGGTGTTCCTCGACGAGGTGGACGCGCTGGCCCCGAGGCGGGGGCAGTCGTCGGACTCGGGTGTGGCGGACCGGGTGGTCGCGGCGCTGCTGACCGAGCTGGACGGGGTGGAGCCGTTGCGGGACGTGATCGTGCTGGGTGCGACGAACCGGCCGGAGCTGATCGACCCGGCGTTGCTGCGGCCGGGCCGGTTGGAGCGGCTGGTGTACGTGCCGCCGCCGGACGGCGAGGCGCGGGCGGAGATCCTGCGGGCGTCGTCGCGGAACACGCCGTTGGCGGACGACGTGGACCTGGCGGCGCTGGCGGAGGAGTTGGAGGGCTATTCGGCGGCCGACTGCGCGGCGCTGGTGCGGGAGGCCGCCTTGACGGCAATGCGCGAGTCGTTGGAGGCGGCGGAGGTGACGGCGGCTCACCTGGCCACGGCGCGTGCCGCGGTCCGGCCGTCGTTGGACCCGGCTCAGCTCGCGTCGCTGGCGGCGTACGCGGAGAGCCGCGCGAGGGCGTAG
- the thiD gene encoding bifunctional hydroxymethylpyrimidine kinase/phosphomethylpyrimidine kinase, translating into MRVGVGAATPPRVLTIAGSDSGGGAGLQADLRTLFACGVHGMTAVTAVTVQNSLGVSGFTEIPAEVVAAQIEAVATDIGIGATKTGMLASAAIIEAVAGAVDRVDVGPFVVDPVAASMHGHQLLADDALEALRTLLFPRATLVTPNLDEVRLITGIEVRSRADQRKAAEALHAYGSEWVLVKGGHLWDDPECLDVLFDGSEFVEFLGPRYDVENTHGSGDTLASAICSRLVRGESVPEAVRFGKDFVVRSVAASYPLGGGVGPVSPLWRLPDAEG; encoded by the coding sequence GTGAGGGTCGGGGTGGGGGCGGCCACGCCGCCCAGGGTCCTCACCATCGCGGGGTCCGACTCCGGCGGCGGCGCGGGGCTCCAGGCCGACCTGCGGACGCTGTTCGCGTGCGGGGTGCACGGCATGACCGCCGTCACGGCGGTGACCGTGCAGAACTCGCTGGGCGTCTCCGGGTTCACCGAGATCCCGGCGGAGGTGGTGGCCGCGCAGATCGAGGCGGTGGCCACCGACATCGGGATCGGCGCGACCAAGACCGGCATGCTGGCGTCGGCGGCGATCATCGAGGCCGTCGCCGGGGCCGTGGACCGGGTGGACGTCGGGCCGTTCGTGGTGGACCCGGTGGCCGCGTCGATGCACGGCCACCAGCTGCTGGCCGACGACGCCCTGGAGGCGCTGCGGACGCTGCTGTTCCCGCGGGCGACGCTGGTCACGCCGAACCTGGACGAGGTGCGGCTGATCACCGGCATCGAGGTGCGCAGCCGGGCCGACCAGCGCAAGGCCGCCGAGGCGCTGCACGCCTACGGGTCGGAGTGGGTGCTGGTCAAGGGCGGGCACCTGTGGGACGACCCGGAGTGCCTGGACGTGCTGTTCGACGGGTCGGAGTTCGTCGAGTTCCTGGGTCCGCGCTACGACGTGGAGAACACGCACGGCTCCGGCGACACGCTGGCGTCGGCGATCTGCTCGCGGTTGGTGCGGGGCGAGTCGGTGCCGGAGGCGGTGCGGTTCGGCAAGGACTTCGTGGTGCGGTCGGTGGCCGCGTCGTACCCGCTGGGCGGCGGGGTGGGGCCGGTGTCGCCGCTGTGGCGGCTGCCGGACGCGGAGGGCTAG
- the pssA gene encoding CDP-diacylglycerol--serine O-phosphatidyltransferase, with the protein MAPSGPGIRLLPNAITVLAMSAGLSSVHFALSGMWGAAIGAIAAAALFDGLDGRLARLLDATSKMGAELDSLADAISFGVAPALVIYVWQFEGSRQGWVIALVFAVCMVLRLARFNTLLEVEQPPYAKEFFVGVPAPAGGLLLLLPLIVDEQIGRPGWWSSGPVVAVWTVAVALLLVSRIPTLSVKTIKVPPRYVAPLLVLVGLLAAAVITFPLVALIAAMLVYLGHLPYSVRRYRWLAKHPEAWSVPAADRRAIKRAHGVAARRLGLRQPLGGRVAGAARRAVRRPRRVDPTQVAAETNGAGHTGKRRGWRHMGLRRQDRP; encoded by the coding sequence ATGGCTCCCAGCGGGCCGGGCATCAGGCTGCTGCCGAACGCCATCACCGTGCTGGCGATGAGCGCCGGCCTGTCGTCCGTGCACTTCGCCCTGAGCGGCATGTGGGGCGCGGCCATCGGCGCCATCGCGGCGGCGGCGCTGTTCGACGGGCTCGACGGCCGGCTGGCCCGGCTGCTCGACGCCACCAGCAAGATGGGCGCCGAACTGGACTCGCTGGCCGACGCCATCTCGTTCGGCGTCGCGCCCGCCCTGGTGATCTACGTGTGGCAGTTCGAGGGCAGCCGCCAGGGCTGGGTCATCGCGCTGGTGTTCGCGGTGTGCATGGTGCTGCGGCTGGCGCGGTTCAACACCCTGCTGGAGGTCGAGCAGCCGCCGTACGCGAAGGAGTTCTTCGTCGGCGTGCCCGCGCCCGCCGGCGGGCTGCTGCTGCTGCTGCCGCTGATCGTGGACGAGCAGATCGGCCGGCCGGGGTGGTGGTCCAGCGGGCCGGTGGTCGCGGTGTGGACCGTCGCCGTCGCGCTGCTGCTGGTCAGCCGCATCCCGACGCTGTCGGTGAAGACCATCAAGGTCCCGCCGCGCTACGTCGCCCCGCTGCTGGTGCTGGTGGGCCTGCTGGCGGCGGCGGTCATCACGTTCCCACTGGTGGCGCTGATCGCGGCGATGCTCGTGTACCTGGGGCACCTGCCGTACTCGGTGCGCCGGTACCGGTGGTTGGCCAAGCACCCGGAGGCGTGGTCGGTGCCCGCCGCGGACCGGCGTGCCATCAAGCGCGCGCACGGCGTGGCGGCGCGTCGGCTGGGGTTGCGGCAACCGCTCGGCGGCCGGGTGGCCGGCGCGGCGCGGCGCGCGGTGCGCAGGCCGCGTCGGGTCGACCCCACGCAGGTGGCGGCCGAGACCAACGGGGCCGGCCACACCGGGAAGAGGCGTGGCTGGCGGCACATGGGACTGCGCCGGCAGGACCGGCCGTGA
- the thiE gene encoding thiamine phosphate synthase has translation MPGLDGTRIRRRLADARLYLCTPDRPDLAEFADAALAGGVDVVQLRDKGIEAKREIAALEVLAEACARHGALLAVNDRADVALAVDADVLHLGQDDLPVPLARRVVGEDVVIGRSTHDVAQARAAAVEPGVDYFCTGPCWPTPTKPGRSAPGLDLVRATAATGGAGRPWFAIGGIDRARLPEVLAAGAERVVVVRAVTEAEDPREAAAWLTARLGGTPPA, from the coding sequence GTGCCAGGACTCGACGGAACGCGGATCAGGCGGCGGCTCGCCGACGCACGGCTCTACCTCTGCACCCCCGACCGGCCGGACCTCGCGGAGTTCGCCGACGCGGCGCTCGCGGGCGGCGTGGACGTGGTCCAGTTGCGGGACAAGGGGATCGAGGCGAAGCGGGAGATCGCGGCGCTGGAGGTGCTGGCGGAGGCGTGCGCCCGGCACGGCGCGCTGCTCGCGGTGAACGACCGCGCCGACGTGGCGCTGGCCGTGGACGCCGACGTGCTGCACCTGGGCCAGGACGACCTGCCGGTGCCGCTCGCCCGCCGGGTCGTGGGCGAGGACGTGGTGATCGGCCGCTCCACGCACGACGTGGCGCAGGCGCGCGCGGCGGCCGTCGAGCCGGGCGTGGACTACTTCTGCACGGGGCCGTGCTGGCCGACGCCGACCAAGCCGGGCCGGTCCGCGCCGGGGCTGGACCTGGTGCGCGCCACCGCCGCGACGGGGGGCGCGGGGAGGCCGTGGTTCGCCATCGGCGGCATCGACCGGGCGCGGCTGCCCGAGGTGCTGGCGGCGGGTGCCGAGCGGGTCGTGGTGGTGCGCGCCGTCACCGAGGCCGAGGACCCGCGCGAGGCCGCGGCCTGGTTGACGGCGCGGCTGGGCGGCACGCCGCCGGCGTGA
- the thiS gene encoding sulfur carrier protein ThiS gives MEAKVNGTVRELADGATVATVLALLGAPPTGVAVAVDGEVVPRAAWATTGVPDGAAVEVLTAVQGG, from the coding sequence ATGGAGGCCAAGGTCAACGGCACGGTGCGGGAACTGGCCGACGGCGCGACCGTGGCGACCGTGCTGGCCCTGCTGGGCGCGCCGCCCACCGGCGTCGCGGTCGCGGTGGACGGCGAGGTCGTGCCGCGCGCCGCGTGGGCGACGACCGGGGTGCCCGACGGCGCGGCCGTCGAGGTGCTGACCGCCGTGCAGGGAGGGTGA
- a CDS encoding LytR C-terminal domain-containing protein: MTNPEQPAGSAQPARAAGYVLLGVSAIALVVGVVSLFTGGPDDEPPAAQSTPPSASSSASPDPSDPSGSDTGTPTSPDAPAESSAGQAPTTEPPPATTGGPTTTTAPGAATPGTPPPPVTPKPQVRVYNNSTTPNLASRASDDVQKAGWPVAETGNYSQGIIPTTTVYYRPGTDEEESAKLLATTLGARVEARFDGIRDAHAGIIVIVTNDYRGPSGKVS, from the coding sequence ATGACGAACCCCGAACAGCCCGCGGGCTCCGCGCAACCCGCCCGCGCCGCGGGTTACGTGCTGCTCGGCGTGTCCGCCATCGCCCTGGTCGTCGGAGTGGTCAGCCTGTTCACCGGCGGCCCCGACGACGAACCCCCCGCAGCCCAGTCCACCCCGCCGTCGGCGTCCTCGTCAGCCTCGCCCGACCCGTCGGACCCGTCCGGCTCGGACACCGGCACGCCCACCTCGCCGGACGCGCCCGCCGAGTCCTCCGCCGGTCAGGCCCCGACCACCGAGCCGCCGCCCGCCACCACCGGCGGCCCGACGACCACCACCGCCCCCGGCGCGGCCACCCCCGGAACCCCGCCACCCCCGGTGACCCCGAAGCCCCAGGTGCGCGTCTACAACAACAGCACCACCCCCAACCTCGCCTCCCGCGCGTCCGACGACGTGCAGAAAGCGGGCTGGCCGGTCGCCGAGACCGGGAACTACTCCCAGGGCATCATCCCCACCACCACCGTCTACTACCGGCCCGGCACCGACGAGGAGGAGTCGGCGAAACTGCTGGCCACCACCCTCGGCGCCCGCGTCGAGGCCCGCTTCGACGGCATCCGGGACGCGCACGCCGGGATCATCGTGATCGTCACCAACGACTACCGCGGCCCGTCCGGCAAGGTCTCCTGA
- the thiC gene encoding phosphomethylpyrimidine synthase ThiC: protein MTALDDRSVRPSVTTGPISGSRKVHVQVDEDVRVPFRRVGLTNGDHVDLYDTSGPYTDVDATIDVHSGLPRLREGWLAGRGPVDGAVTQLAYARAGVVTPEMRFVAARERMDPGFVREEVASGRAVIPLNRNHPEAEPMIIGKKFLVKINANIGNSAVSSSIEEEVEKMVWATRWGADTVMDLSTGKRIHETREWIVRNSPVPIGTVPIYQALEKVDGDPAKLSWEVYRDTVVEQAEQGVDYMTVHAGVLLRYVPLTARRVTGIVSRGGSIMAAWCLAHHRESFLYTHFEELCEILRTYDVTFSLGDGLRPGSIADANDEAQFAELRTLGELTHVARGHDVQVMIEGPGHVPMHKIAENVRLEEEWCGEAPFYTLGPLATDIAPAYDHITSAIGAAQIGWLGTAMLCYVTPKEHLGLPNRDDVKTGVITYKIAAHSADLAKGHPGAQDWDDALSRARFEFRWEDQFNLSLDPDTARSFHDETLPAAPAKTAHFCSMCGPKFCSMKITQDVRRYAEERGLSTVEAIEAGMDEKSHEFSDGGNKVYLPVVDR from the coding sequence GTGACGGCACTCGACGACCGTTCGGTCCGGCCCAGCGTCACCACGGGGCCGATCTCCGGCTCGCGCAAGGTCCACGTCCAGGTGGACGAGGACGTGCGGGTGCCCTTCCGCAGGGTGGGGCTGACCAACGGCGATCACGTCGACCTGTACGACACTTCCGGGCCGTACACCGACGTCGACGCGACCATCGACGTCCACAGTGGACTTCCGCGGCTGCGGGAGGGGTGGCTGGCCGGGCGCGGGCCGGTGGACGGCGCGGTGACCCAGCTCGCGTACGCGCGGGCGGGGGTCGTCACGCCCGAGATGCGGTTCGTGGCGGCGCGGGAGCGGATGGACCCGGGGTTCGTGCGCGAGGAGGTGGCGTCCGGGCGGGCGGTGATCCCGCTCAACCGGAACCACCCCGAGGCCGAGCCGATGATCATCGGCAAGAAGTTCCTGGTCAAGATCAACGCGAACATCGGGAACTCGGCGGTGTCCTCCTCGATCGAGGAGGAGGTGGAGAAGATGGTGTGGGCGACGAGGTGGGGCGCCGACACCGTCATGGACCTGTCGACCGGCAAGCGCATCCACGAGACGCGCGAGTGGATCGTGCGGAACTCGCCGGTGCCGATCGGCACGGTGCCGATCTACCAGGCGCTGGAGAAGGTGGACGGCGACCCGGCGAAGCTGTCGTGGGAGGTCTACCGGGACACCGTGGTCGAGCAGGCCGAGCAGGGCGTGGACTACATGACGGTGCACGCGGGCGTGCTGCTGCGGTACGTGCCGCTGACGGCGCGGCGCGTGACGGGCATCGTGTCGCGCGGCGGGTCGATCATGGCGGCGTGGTGCCTGGCGCACCACCGGGAGAGCTTCCTCTACACGCACTTCGAGGAGCTGTGCGAGATCCTGCGGACCTACGACGTGACGTTCTCGCTGGGTGACGGGCTGCGGCCGGGGTCGATCGCGGACGCCAACGACGAGGCGCAGTTCGCGGAGCTGCGGACGCTGGGCGAGCTGACGCACGTCGCGCGCGGCCACGACGTGCAGGTGATGATCGAGGGGCCGGGTCACGTGCCGATGCACAAGATCGCGGAGAACGTGCGGTTGGAGGAGGAGTGGTGCGGCGAGGCGCCGTTCTACACGCTCGGGCCGCTGGCCACGGACATCGCGCCCGCCTACGACCACATCACCTCGGCGATCGGGGCGGCGCAGATCGGCTGGCTGGGCACGGCGATGCTGTGCTACGTGACCCCGAAGGAGCACCTGGGGCTGCCGAACCGGGACGACGTGAAGACGGGCGTGATCACGTACAAGATCGCGGCGCACTCGGCGGACCTGGCCAAGGGCCACCCGGGGGCGCAGGACTGGGACGACGCGCTGTCGAGGGCGCGGTTCGAGTTCCGCTGGGAGGACCAGTTCAACCTGTCGCTGGACCCGGACACGGCGCGGTCGTTCCACGACGAGACGCTGCCCGCCGCGCCGGCGAAGACGGCGCACTTCTGCTCGATGTGCGGGCCGAAGTTCTGCTCCATGAAGATCACCCAGGACGTGCGGCGGTACGCCGAGGAACGCGGACTGTCCACTGTGGAGGCGATCGAGGCGGGTATGGACGAGAAGTCGCACGAGTTCTCCGACGGGGGCAACAAGGTCTACCTGCCGGTCGTGGACCGGTGA